ATGCAGCTTTGCGTGAGTTGCAAGAAGAATTGGGGATTCAGGTTGCTCTGGAGCGTCTGGTGGACATTTACCGAACCGTAGGGATGAACAAACCCGAGCGGGACGTGTTCGTTTTTCTGGCCCATCCTCCAGCCAGCCTTGCTTTTCAGGCGGATCCTCTGGAGGTTGCAGAAGTGGGCTGGTTTGACCCCCACCATCTGCCCTCTCCCCTGACCAATGAAATCAAAGCTGCCCTACAGGACCACCTTGA
This DNA window, taken from Deinococcus misasensis DSM 22328, encodes the following:
- a CDS encoding NUDIX hydrolase — translated: MTPQAAGVLLINAQNQVLLVRHNYGQRRYSLPGGAVEPSEAITDAALRELQEELGIQVALERLVDIYRTVGMNKPERDVFVFLAHPPASLAFQADPLEVAEVGWFDPHHLPSPLTNEIKAALQDHLEGQYGSMKTIEREN